In Brassica rapa cultivar Chiifu-401-42 chromosome A06, CAAS_Brap_v3.01, whole genome shotgun sequence, a single window of DNA contains:
- the LOC117126149 gene encoding uncharacterized protein LOC117126149, with amino-acid sequence MANTETIDLPPRFFPLGEEPVGLRVTPYHKPGGLRLILDTLDPEEVDVIKRSPFGKFLELADQTPYSGRLGRYMLSRQLKVRKKYEAWFLFAENPIRFSLREFATVTGLPCGKYPSPPSKATEKLISEQPYYNVLFGMLKEVTVSSVIRMLKRKTVTSQETRIKYALLALLASVILPTTHIAKISVEHAEKIKDLDEFFAYPWGRLSFEMLISSIKEKDELNLTQSTIALPGYVQSLQMVMTRAVPALTEIVTQDSASDVAGDADFSQTPPRNGIKPAHARTLDTAKNVSVTHIIPQDTDVEVDEAELCFSDEEDDTRVDSMVRLIKDGSRFSNQLFKGGATKADLELMREKADEAAGGRKKRKRKIPMQTPNNSDDVHAPPIDKGISKADIDRVEGKVDDLRESFNQFQEIIKKHISDNSAHLLVCQNNYQKILDSVGTFQSQSIRQTRVRTPTDNQTLDASKDRPTTTPIQTSREGIDTDIISSVISNVQKTYGDKGPSLPASTPHTDDVSDSGDGGDPIPDENIDKENYSLPLQTINDQDPPDNSRVATSVKKTNVDRGPHMPDVGDLVNSYIIDKDIGNNQQTLSGNAHCDSNLQEDLSSPSFSLGLTQDEVQRVEDQILEPTVREDTEVVGKPPSSPPDIQANAPAPTRKSNRLKTVSKLIVGVYECDKGTLSRFSEAYPGALNNNASIDYPTKFSKLSDILKTTKSITVGGISVSAKDLIEIEQRTKSLSPKMFDVLMHHIGIMMMPLSNSSQSYLFLDTKFVSILSKNYPRFKKSSQKEDFVFTPNLVEILDRHESQTGEVERIYFPFNLDQAHWIGLCFDRNTWKLLVLDCNTSYKSDSLTAKELAPTAQMLPYLLKQACRKPEPQSLNPLTVERARQIPQNRKHADSGVTAALLMQAHAAGGIEACRHLSTDLVKQEAKRMAVMIFEENAGPI; translated from the exons ATGGCAAATACGGAGACAATCGATCTACCACCTCGTTTTTTTCCTCTCGGGGAAGAACCGGTTGGATTAAGAGTCACTCCATATCACAAACCAGGAGGCCTCAGACTCATTCTAGACACTCTCGATCCTGAAGAAGTTGATGTTATTAAGCGGTCACCTTTCGGAAAGTTCCTCGAGCTCGCCGACCAGACACCCTACTCCGGCCGTCTAGGACGATACATGCTTTCCAGACAGCTGAAAGTTCGAAAAAAGTACGAGGCATGGTTCCTTTTTGCGGAGAACCCAATAAGATTCTCACTGAGAGAGTTTGCCACTGTAACCGGCCTACCGTGTGGAAAATACCCTAGCCCACCGTCAAAAGCCACGGAGAAACTCATATCTGAACAGCCATACTACAACGTCCTATTTGGCATGCTTAAGGAAGTAACTGTATCATCTGTCATCCGGATGCTCAAGCGTAAGACTGTCACCTCACAAGAGACTAGAATAAAGTACGCCCTTCTCGCATTGCTTGCCTCTGTGATTCTTCCAACCACTCACATCGCAAAAATATCAGTTGAGCACGCCGAGAAGATTAAAGACCTTGACGAGTTCTTCGCTTACCCGTGGGGCCGATTGTCCTTTGAGATGTTGATTAGCAGTATAAAGGAAAAAGACGAGCTAAATCTTACGCAAAGCACCATCGCTCTCCCGGGATACGTTCAGTCCCTTCAGATGGTGATGACCAGAGCTGTTCCCGCGCTCACTGAAATTGTCACTCAAGACTCTGCATCGGATGTCGCTGGAGACGCGGACTTTTCTCAAACCCCCCCTAGGAACGGCATCAAGCCAGCACACGCAAGGACGTTGGACACAGCTAAAAAT GTGAGCGTGACTCATATCATCCCACAAGACACAGACGTGGAGGTTGACGAGGCGGAACTGTGCTTTTCCGACGAGGAAGATGATACAAGAGTAGATTCAATGGTCAGACTAATCAAAGATGGGTCGCGTTTTTCAAACCAATTATTCAAAGGCGGAGCTACCAAGGCCGATCTAGAGCTCATGCGCGAGAAGGCAGATGAGGCAGCCGGGGGTAGGAAGAAGCGAAAGAGGAAAATTCCAATGCAAACGCCCAACAACTCCGACGATGTTCATGCTCCTCCAATCGACAAAGGCATATCAAAAGCTGACATTGACAGGGTTGAAGGCAAGGTTGATGACCTTCGTGAATCATTCAATCAATTCCAAGAGATAATCAAGAAGCATATCTCAGACAACTCCGCTCACTTGCTCGTCTGTCAGAACAACTATCAGAAGATACTAGACTCAGTAGGAACTTTTCAGTCTCAGTCAATCCGGCAAACACGCGTTCGAACTCCAACTGACAACCAGACGCTTGATGCCTCAAAGGACCGCCCTACAACGACTCCCATTCAGACCAGCAGAGAAGGCATCGATACTGACATCATAAGCTCAGTGATATCCAATGTGCAGAAGACCTACGGGGACAAG GGTCCATCTTTACCAGCCTCCACCCCACATACAGACGATGTGAGCGACAGCGGGGACGGGGGCGACCCTATACCTGATGAGAATATTGACAAGGAAAATTACTCTCTACCATTACAAACCATCAATGACCAAGACCCACCTGATAATTCACGTGTTGCGACAAGTGTCAAGAAGACGAATGTTGACAGG GGACCACATATGCCAGACGTTGGTGATCTCGTAAATTCTTATATTATCGACAAGGACATTGGCAACAACCAGCAAACTCTGTCAGGCAACGCACACTGCGATTCAAACCTACAAGAAGATCTCTCATCT CCATCCTTTTCTCTGGGTCTGACGCAGGATGAAGTGCAGCGGGTAGAAGACCAAATTCTAGAGCCGACCGTTAGAGAGGACACGGAAGTAGTCGGCAAGCCACCGAGCAGCCCTCCAGATATCCAAGCCAACGCCCCAGCGCCCACTAGGAAAAGCAATCGCCTCAAGACAGTCTCAAAACTGATTGTAGGTGTATATGAGTGCGACAAAGGCACACTATCTCGTTTCAGCGAAGCATACCCTGGCGCACTGAACAACAATGCGTCCATAGACTATCCTACCAAGTTTAGCAAGCTTTCTGACATCTTGAAGACAACTAA GTCCATTACAGTAGGTGGCATATCTGTATCTGCGAAAGACCTTATTGAAATTGAACAGAGGACCAAATCACTATCGCCCAAG ATGTTTGATGTATTGATGCACCACATCGGAATAATGATGATGCCTCTATCAAACTCCAGTCAAAGTTATTTGTTCCTCGACACCAAATTTGTCTCCATCCTATCCAAGAACTACCCACGGTTCAAGAAATCTTCTCAGAAAGAGGATTTTGTCTTCACTCCGAACCTGGTGGAAATACTAGACCGACATGAATCACAGACAGGAGAGGTAGAGCGCATCTACTTCCCTTTCAACCTCGACCAGGCACATTGGATCGGCCTATGCTTTGACCGCAACACCTGGAAGCTGCTTGTTCTCGATTGCAACACATCCTACAAAAGTGATTCGCTCACGGCAAAAGAACTTGCACCAACAGCCCAGATGCTCCCTTACCTTCTGAAGCAAGCTTGTCGCAAGCCTGAACCTCAGAGCCTTAATCCATTGACCGTGGAGAGGGCCAGACAGATCCCACAAAACCGTAAACACGCAGACTCTGGTGTCACAGCAGCACTGCTCATGCAAGCTCACGCGGCCGGGGGCATAGAGGCATGCAGACACCTGTCTACGGATTTGGTGAAACAAGAGGCAAAAAGGATGGCTGTTATGATTTTCGAGGAAAACGCAGGTCCAATCTGA
- the LOC103875042 gene encoding uncharacterized protein LOC103875042, giving the protein MLRPGIADIGFLFLTSEGCVGSSDKDLYVGKTFKNRDEFKQHMALYAIKQKFVYRCARSSPSVMVLECSGVSCMWRVYAVLVKGSSLYEIRKLRGGHSCSVDERAGYQRQATYSVIGEMLKQQFTGTGVGPRPGEIRQVMRGDHAVNISYWKAWRSREAAVEFAKGSCGASYQSLPNYLQRLIEANPGTLAHLDTEYVEGVGRRFKYMFIAMGASVKGFEFMRKVVVIDGTHLRGKYAGCLLTASAQDGNYQIYPLAFAVVDGENDKSWEWFFEKLSTFVPNQSGVVFVSDRHASIYQGLSKVYPNAGHCACIVHLKRNIRTNFRQRQLGYLVSKAARAFRMGMFYETFAEISSINQACADYLIDIGLEHWTRSHFPGRRYNIMTSNLAESWNSVLRDAREYPIVPLVEFIRTKLMSWFTTRRDSIQDVETGLTPKVNSILAANFEICGGYNVRKVDVNEYEVQDLKGALFVVNLADKSCSCFEFQSLSIPCSHAIAAALKANISVEGLVDEVYSMKYLKGAYVSNILPPIELDNTTQIASEVSELTLNPPATRRPPGRPRKKRFFSRGEVLMKKIRKRYCSRCKGMGHNRATCKQAI; this is encoded by the exons ATGTTGCGCCCCGGAATTGCTGACATTGGTTTCCTGTTTTTGACGTCTGAAGGTTGTGTGGGGTCCAGTGATAAAGACCTTTACGTGGGCAAGACATTTAAGAACCGAGACGAGTTCAAGCAACATATGGCCTTATATGCAATCAAGCAGAAGTTTGTTTACCGTTGTGCAAGGTCGTCACCTTCTGTTATGGTGCTTGAGTGTTCTGGAGTGTCATGTATGTGGCGGGTCTATGCAGTCCTTGTCAAGGGCTCGAGCCTGTATGAAATTCGTAAGCTACGTGGGGGGCACAGTTGCAGCGTCGATGAGCGTGCTGGATACCAGAGACAGGCGACATATAGCGTCATAGGGGAGATGCTCAAGCAGCAGTTCACCGGAACGGGTGTTGGTCCGCGGCCAGGGGAGATTAGGCAGGTGATGAGGGGCGATCATGCTGTAAACATTTCCTACTGGAAAGCGTGGCGTTCACGGGAAGCAGCGGTTGAGTTCGCTAAGGGATCTTGCGGTGCTTCGTACCAAAGCCTTCCAAATTATCTGCAGCGCCTTATTGAAGCTAACCCAGGGACATTGGCCCATCTTGATACAGAGTACGTGGAGGGCGTGGGTCGGCGTTTCAAGTATATGTTCATCGCTATGGGAGCAAGTGTGAAAGGCTTTGAATTTATGCGTAAGGTTGTGGTCATAGACGGTACGCATCTAAGAGGAAAGTATGCAGGCTGTCTGTTAACCGCTTCTGCTCAGGATGGGAACTATCAAATCTATCCCTTGGCCTTTGCTGTGGTTGATGGAGAAAACGACAAGTCGTGGGAGTGGTTTTTCGAGAAATTATCGACGTTCGTACCTAATCAGAGCGGTGTTGTGTTTGTTTCCGACAGACACGCGTCTATCTATCAAGGACTAAGCAAG GTGTATCCAAACGCTGGCCATTGTGCATGCATCGTCCACCTAAAGAGAAACATTCGAACCAACTTCAGGCAGAGGCAGCTTGGATATCTTGTTTCAAAGGCAGCTAGGGCGTTTAGGATGGGGATGTTTTATGAAACATTCGCCGAAATTAGTTCTATCAATCAAGCGTGTGCTGACTACCTGATTGATATAGGGCTTGAACATTGGACAAGATCTCATTTTCCCGGCAGGCGCTACAACATCATGACGAGCAACCTTGCGGAGTCTTGGAATTCTGTGCTTCGTGACGCGCGTGAGTATCCGATCGTGCCGTTGGTTGAGTTCATTCGGACTAAGCTGATGAGCTGGTTTACGACACGACGTGACTCGATCCAGGACGTTGAAACTGGGTTGACACCCAAGGTTAACAGTATTCTTGCTGCGAACTTTGAGATCTGTGGGGGGTATAATGTAAGGAAGGTTGATGTCAATGAATATGAGGTGCAGGATCTGAAAGGAGCTTTATTTGTGGTCAATTTGGCAGACAAGTCGTGCTCATGCTTTGAATTCCAAAGCCTGAGTATACCATGTTCTCATGCCATTGCGGCTGCCTTGAAAGCAAACATTAGTGTAGAAGGTCTTGTGGATGAGGTCTACTCAATGAAGTATTTGAAGGGGGCGTATGTAAGCAATATATTGCCGCCGATTGAACTTGACAACACCACTCAGATCGCTAGTGAGGTATCAGAACTTACTCTGAATCCGCCAGCAACTCGTCGTCCTCCCGGCAGACCAAGAAAGAAGAGGTTCTTCTCCCGTGGTGAAGTCCTG ATGAAGAAGATACGTAAAAGGTACTGTAGCCGTTGCAAGGGTATGGGGCATAACCGTGCTACTTGCAAGCAAGCAATATGA